A genome region from Streptomyces sp. SAI-135 includes the following:
- a CDS encoding substrate-binding domain-containing protein — protein MPNRSIVMMSGLATRKAFDDHLFAAFTAQTGVEVVPIYDPTVQLLRRLDAGEHFDVMIAATPSLDALIANGIVAEGPRPIVRSGIGLAVARGAEHTKVTTRDDLVATLTTARSVAYSRTGQSGIYFVDLVKRLGLEDVVLPKATVLEKGFTATALESGEADLAVQQLSELLFVPGAEIVGPLPEELQKWTEFSAGTAVASTENADVAAFVDFISSPEAAHAYRATALEPVPSGLLS, from the coding sequence GTGCCCAACCGATCCATTGTCATGATGAGCGGGCTGGCGACCCGCAAGGCGTTCGACGACCATCTCTTCGCCGCCTTCACTGCACAGACCGGTGTCGAGGTCGTCCCCATCTACGACCCCACGGTCCAACTGCTCCGGCGTCTCGACGCGGGGGAGCACTTCGACGTGATGATCGCAGCTACGCCGTCACTCGATGCCCTGATCGCGAACGGCATCGTCGCCGAAGGGCCGCGACCGATCGTACGAAGCGGCATCGGGCTCGCCGTGGCGCGCGGCGCCGAACACACCAAGGTCACCACGAGGGACGACCTGGTGGCGACGCTCACCACCGCCCGCTCGGTCGCGTACTCGCGCACGGGCCAGAGCGGCATCTACTTCGTCGACCTGGTGAAGCGCCTCGGCCTCGAAGACGTGGTGCTTCCCAAGGCCACCGTGCTGGAGAAGGGCTTCACCGCGACCGCGCTGGAAAGCGGTGAGGCGGACCTCGCCGTCCAGCAGCTGAGTGAGCTCCTGTTCGTGCCGGGAGCCGAGATCGTCGGCCCCCTTCCGGAGGAGCTGCAGAAGTGGACCGAGTTCTCGGCCGGGACCGCCGTCGCCTCGACGGAAAACGCTGATGTCGCGGCCTTCGTCGACTTCATCAGCAGTCCCGAGGCGGCGCATGCGTACCGTGCCACCGCCCTTGAGCCGGTGCCCTCCGGGCTACTGTCGTGA
- a CDS encoding phosphoglycerate dehydrogenase: protein MGRKRVLITTSWLAEGDHVHRLLADAGCDVVFGRPADLQRHGRSLEDAVADVDALVAGVEPCDARVLNAAPRLKVVARTGVGYDNVDVPAANALGIAVCTTPNVNRRSVAEFTIASLLNLVRGIPQAGASMQKGGWTQTSGRELYGKTLGVVGFGAIGRSVAGLAQAFGMTVLACDPYSDGVLVERSGASLVELPELLRRSDAITVHVLLSDDTRHLINEDAIAQMKHGAVLVNAARGGVVDEAALVNALRAGRIAGAALDTFEDEPLPVASALRGVANLLLTPHIAGATIEGRARSGTSAAESVLAALSGEMPRTAVNASVIAQRARL from the coding sequence GTGGGCCGCAAACGTGTGCTGATCACAACGTCGTGGCTGGCCGAAGGGGATCATGTGCATCGCCTGCTCGCCGATGCCGGATGCGACGTCGTGTTCGGCCGGCCGGCCGATCTACAGCGCCATGGGCGCTCGCTCGAAGACGCCGTCGCCGACGTGGACGCGCTGGTCGCCGGTGTCGAACCGTGCGACGCCCGCGTGCTCAACGCCGCACCGCGGCTGAAGGTCGTCGCCCGCACCGGAGTCGGCTACGACAACGTCGACGTGCCGGCCGCGAACGCGCTCGGCATCGCCGTCTGCACCACGCCGAACGTGAACCGCCGGTCGGTGGCCGAGTTCACCATCGCGTCACTCCTCAACCTGGTGCGCGGCATTCCCCAGGCCGGCGCCTCGATGCAGAAAGGGGGCTGGACACAGACCAGCGGACGCGAGTTGTACGGCAAAACGCTCGGCGTTGTCGGTTTCGGAGCGATCGGCCGAAGCGTCGCGGGCCTCGCGCAGGCCTTCGGGATGACGGTGCTGGCGTGCGACCCCTACAGCGACGGCGTCTTGGTCGAACGGAGCGGGGCCTCACTGGTGGAGTTGCCCGAGCTTCTCCGGCGCTCCGATGCCATCACGGTGCACGTTCTCCTCAGTGACGACACGCGCCATCTGATCAACGAGGACGCGATCGCCCAGATGAAGCACGGAGCCGTCCTCGTCAACGCCGCCCGCGGAGGGGTGGTTGACGAGGCGGCACTGGTCAACGCGCTGCGTGCGGGCAGGATCGCAGGCGCGGCGCTCGACACCTTCGAAGACGAACCGCTGCCTGTGGCCAGCGCGCTGCGTGGGGTCGCGAACCTCCTCCTCACGCCGCATATCGCCGGAGCGACCATCGAGGGCCGGGCACGTTCGGGAACGTCGGCGGCGGAATCCGTCCTGGCGGCTCTCTCGGGTGAGATGCCTCGAACCGCCGTGAACGCCAGCGTGATCGCGCAGCGCGCTCGTCTGTGA
- a CDS encoding alpha/beta hydrolase, protein MSHAGTTPRHRMVSASGLRWHVVEAGSGPTIVLVAGFPQNVHAWRHVIPLLAQDWHVVAVDLPGQGDSEKPLDGYDTWTTAERLHGLLAALGHERYLLVGHDIGSWVSYPFAHRYPDSLTGVVFIDGNIAGLSLPETVPVGPDGWRSWHFLFNAIPDLPEALVSGRERILIEWFFSRKTASWRETFTAADIAEYERTLAAPGGLRGSLGYYRAVHENAERNKELRKALIQVPMLAIGGEFGSAPALHDDMRSLGVDVSGTTVRDTGHYIPEEKPDELVEQINLFAERLPRA, encoded by the coding sequence GTGAGCCACGCCGGCACCACACCGCGCCATCGCATGGTCTCGGCGAGCGGACTTCGCTGGCACGTCGTGGAGGCGGGGAGCGGCCCGACCATCGTGCTCGTCGCCGGCTTCCCGCAGAACGTCCACGCGTGGCGGCACGTGATTCCGCTGCTCGCGCAGGACTGGCACGTCGTCGCGGTCGACCTGCCCGGCCAGGGCGACTCCGAGAAGCCGCTGGACGGATACGACACGTGGACGACCGCAGAGCGGCTGCACGGTCTGCTCGCCGCACTGGGGCACGAGCGGTATCTGCTCGTCGGGCACGACATCGGCTCATGGGTCAGCTATCCGTTCGCCCACCGTTACCCCGATTCGCTCACCGGTGTGGTCTTCATCGACGGCAACATCGCCGGCCTCTCACTGCCCGAGACGGTCCCGGTGGGCCCGGATGGGTGGCGCAGCTGGCACTTCCTGTTCAACGCGATCCCCGACCTCCCCGAGGCACTCGTGTCGGGCCGGGAACGCATCCTCATCGAATGGTTCTTCAGCCGGAAGACCGCCAGCTGGCGCGAGACGTTCACAGCCGCGGACATCGCGGAATACGAACGCACGCTGGCAGCCCCCGGCGGCCTGCGGGGGAGTCTCGGGTACTACCGCGCCGTGCACGAGAACGCCGAGCGCAACAAGGAGCTGCGGAAGGCCTTGATCCAAGTGCCGATGCTGGCCATCGGTGGTGAGTTCGGTTCCGCTCCAGCACTGCACGACGACATGCGTTCGCTCGGTGTGGACGTCAGCGGGACAACCGTCCGCGACACCGGTCACTACATCCCGGAGGAGAAGCCCGACGAACTGGTTGAGCAGATCAACCTGTTCGCCGAGCGCCTGCCCCGCGCGTAG
- a CDS encoding RidA family protein: MIKEIATDNIAPLEVPLTHVVRAGDYVYLSGQIAVRADGSLVTNDFPAETRAVLDNIKAGVEAAGGTLADVCKTTVFLLNATLFEPMNVVYREYFSKPFPARSTIVAPLSNPDLRIEIEAVAYIPQNG, translated from the coding sequence ATGATCAAGGAAATCGCCACCGACAACATCGCCCCCCTCGAAGTCCCGCTCACCCACGTGGTGCGCGCCGGCGACTATGTCTACCTCTCCGGGCAGATCGCGGTCCGGGCTGACGGATCCCTGGTCACCAACGACTTCCCCGCCGAGACCCGCGCAGTGCTGGACAACATCAAGGCCGGGGTCGAAGCCGCCGGGGGCACGCTCGCCGACGTGTGCAAGACCACTGTGTTCCTTCTGAACGCCACGCTGTTCGAGCCGATGAACGTCGTCTACCGCGAGTACTTCTCCAAGCCGTTCCCCGCTCGCTCGACCATCGTCGCTCCTCTGTCCAACCCCGACCTGCGCATCGAGATCGAAGCAGTCGCATACATCCCCCAGAACGGCTGA
- a CDS encoding HD domain-containing protein: MADIEPLRAGVRASLPELADFTDQDLATKIVEAWALSLSQTEFERIEDMPGSANPDSPALRDGTQATHVRGVGLLTVALGEELQRVLGPLGLDRDILYAGGVLHDLGKPFENSPANQARWKEDPGKAGFPSIRHSVYGVHIALTVGLPEELAHVCGTHSGEGQLVYRSTLNSIVHHADHAFWAAAEKGGLLDMDPADRLTKKG; this comes from the coding sequence ATGGCCGATATCGAACCCCTCCGCGCCGGTGTTCGGGCGAGCTTGCCCGAGCTGGCGGACTTCACCGACCAGGACCTCGCCACGAAAATCGTGGAAGCGTGGGCCCTCTCCCTCAGTCAGACCGAATTCGAACGCATCGAAGACATGCCAGGCTCGGCCAACCCGGATTCCCCCGCGCTGCGCGATGGCACGCAGGCCACCCACGTGCGCGGGGTGGGGTTGTTGACCGTCGCGCTGGGTGAGGAGCTGCAACGGGTCCTCGGCCCCCTGGGGCTGGACCGGGACATCCTCTACGCCGGCGGAGTGCTGCACGATCTGGGCAAGCCGTTCGAGAACAGCCCGGCCAACCAGGCCCGCTGGAAGGAGGATCCGGGCAAGGCCGGTTTCCCCTCGATCCGCCACTCCGTGTACGGAGTGCACATCGCCCTGACCGTGGGCCTGCCCGAGGAACTCGCGCACGTCTGCGGTACGCATTCAGGGGAGGGGCAACTCGTCTACCGCAGCACCCTGAACAGCATCGTGCACCACGCCGATCACGCGTTCTGGGCGGCGGCCGAGAAGGGCGGGCTCCTCGACATGGACCCGGCCGACCGGCTGACGAAGAAGGGCTGA
- a CDS encoding amidase has protein sequence MKTLSHSSNPSVPRTVRELGDGLADRQYSAVELVEHCLQRIDATTESVRAFVEVFRSSALQQAKESDERHRAGRPLSPIDGIPFAVKDIIGIQGRKMSAGSRSVDIVPASDASIISRLRSAGGIILGTTRMHELAYGPSGLNDFDGGARNPRFPGIIPGGSSSGSAAAVAAGLSPIALGSDTGGSVRAPATLCGIVGFKPSYDLLPIAGVHPTAPTLDHLGFLTSSVEDVRIAMNVFAGIPLTEEGLHAGRRLAVFDDPDLTVDPAIATALSNALDALSDRGWRVESVTAPSGFDVMDVSTTIMAYEAYRVNRERLETVPELLGADVRERLEDGARTTRDQYEHALGEVDRVRTEMSALAAPFDALVNATIPITGPSIEAGARPDVRRMLMRNTRLQNLLGVPAISLPGDASGPAPWGIQLFSRRGGDAALLASAAAVASDLEG, from the coding sequence GTGAAAACACTGAGTCACTCCTCGAACCCATCGGTACCGCGCACCGTACGAGAGCTGGGTGACGGCCTCGCTGACCGCCAGTACTCGGCGGTCGAGCTGGTCGAGCACTGCCTCCAGAGGATCGACGCCACCACCGAATCGGTCCGCGCGTTCGTCGAAGTCTTCCGCTCCAGCGCCCTTCAGCAGGCGAAGGAGAGCGACGAGCGACACCGAGCAGGCCGGCCGCTCTCACCGATCGACGGCATCCCGTTCGCGGTCAAGGACATCATCGGCATACAGGGACGGAAGATGTCGGCCGGGTCGCGTTCCGTCGACATCGTCCCGGCATCCGATGCGTCGATCATTTCCCGGCTGCGCTCTGCCGGCGGCATCATCCTGGGCACGACCCGGATGCACGAGTTGGCTTACGGCCCGTCGGGGCTGAATGACTTCGACGGCGGTGCCCGCAACCCGCGCTTCCCCGGGATCATCCCGGGCGGCTCCAGCAGCGGATCGGCAGCAGCCGTCGCGGCGGGCCTGTCACCGATCGCCCTCGGCTCCGACACCGGAGGATCGGTCCGGGCGCCCGCGACGCTCTGCGGGATCGTCGGATTCAAGCCAAGTTACGACCTCCTCCCGATCGCCGGTGTTCATCCCACGGCCCCCACACTCGACCACCTCGGGTTCCTGACCTCCTCGGTGGAAGATGTCCGCATAGCGATGAACGTGTTCGCCGGCATACCCCTCACGGAGGAAGGACTGCACGCGGGGCGGCGGCTCGCCGTGTTCGACGATCCCGACCTGACCGTCGATCCGGCCATCGCGACGGCCCTCAGCAACGCCCTCGACGCACTGTCGGACCGCGGATGGCGCGTCGAATCCGTTACGGCGCCGAGCGGTTTCGACGTCATGGATGTGTCCACCACGATCATGGCCTACGAGGCATACCGCGTGAACCGGGAGCGGCTGGAGACGGTACCCGAGCTCCTCGGAGCCGACGTGCGCGAACGCCTCGAAGACGGGGCCCGCACCACGCGTGACCAGTACGAACACGCGCTGGGCGAGGTGGACCGGGTGCGCACGGAGATGTCCGCGCTCGCCGCCCCCTTCGACGCACTGGTGAACGCGACCATCCCGATCACCGGACCAAGCATCGAAGCCGGGGCACGCCCCGATGTCAGGCGCATGCTGATGCGCAACACACGACTGCAGAACCTTCTCGGAGTGCCCGCGATCTCGTTGCCCGGCGATGCGAGCGGTCCCGCACCCTGGGGCATTCAGCTGTTCTCGCGGCGTGGGGGCGACGCGGCACTCCTTGCATCCGCCGCCGCCGTCGCAAGCGACCTTGAAGGCTGA
- a CDS encoding GntR family transcriptional regulator — translation MPKLPLADRMHDVLLTQLMDGTRKPGEPLNIGALSRELEVSQTPLREALARLEHSGLVQREALRGYFVAPAFTKREMTKLAAARELIEPAIAAESALRRTPEFLDELAITINELAESGTQADADADAFRLYWTSDARFHNLIAAQADNMFLESAFHALSGHVQRFRLFMKAGHAYAGQAAAEHQRILDALASGDPTAAAQEMLSHVKAASERALLEHH, via the coding sequence TTGCCGAAACTGCCCTTGGCCGACCGAATGCATGACGTATTGCTCACGCAGCTGATGGACGGGACGCGCAAGCCGGGCGAACCCCTCAACATCGGGGCGCTCAGCCGTGAGCTCGAGGTCAGCCAGACACCTCTGCGCGAAGCGCTCGCCCGCCTGGAGCACTCCGGACTCGTACAGCGCGAGGCACTCCGCGGCTATTTCGTGGCTCCTGCCTTCACAAAACGCGAGATGACGAAACTCGCCGCGGCCCGCGAGTTGATCGAGCCGGCGATCGCCGCCGAAAGCGCGCTGCGCCGCACACCGGAGTTTCTGGACGAACTCGCGATCACTATCAACGAACTCGCCGAATCCGGCACGCAAGCCGACGCAGACGCCGACGCCTTCCGCCTCTACTGGACCTCCGACGCCCGCTTCCACAACCTCATCGCGGCACAGGCCGACAACATGTTCCTCGAAAGCGCCTTCCACGCGCTCAGCGGACACGTGCAGCGATTCCGGCTGTTCATGAAGGCGGGGCACGCGTATGCGGGCCAGGCCGCGGCCGAGCATCAGCGCATCCTGGACGCGCTCGCCTCGGGTGATCCGACCGCAGCCGCGCAGGAGATGCTGTCCCACGTCAAAGCTGCCTCCGAGCGCGCCCTGTTGGAACACCACTGA
- a CDS encoding S8 family serine peptidase codes for MSSAGEVSRNDAEHQAPDGVGTHTVTLITGDKVTIGTAADGSVVRSFQAASGAATGFHRAVVDGATYVYPDAALPYVSAGKLDKQLFNVTRLIAEGYDDAHSSRLPLIVRYTGAAAKARTRTKITGSTEVRRLDSIQGAALAQNHKQAPEFWSSLTGGSGAEARSSQSSLAGGVAHVWLDGKVTADLADSTAQIGAPKVWAEGDTGQGVKVAMLDTGADTEHPDLVGQVSDSASFVPDESDITDYNGHGTHVASTIAGTGSASGGTERGVASGARLAVGKVLNAEGRGQESWIIAGMEWAARDQKARIISMSLGGDGDKTDPMSEAADELSHETGALFVVAAGNSGPQSISSPGAADSALTVGAVDSTDTLADFSSQGPRGGDGGLKPEITAPGVDIVAARSHYTRGSGYYTTMSGTSMATPHVAGAAALLAAEHPDWTGTQLKEALVSSVKATPAYTPYQAGAGRLDALAAVHTTVFATATAYSGFHPWPLKPGETDTQTVTYTNVGDSPVSLDLAVNGTVPAGMFSLSEDQVTVPAHGTASVTLTAAPDKLAADQSISAAITGTDGTGAVRARTLIGATRQGQRQDLTVVAKDRAGKPLAGRVVLTAEHLFASMDLDASGTGTSRLPAGTYSGWFIGDVQGAEGAHSLGMELLAFNDVKLDEDRTVTLDGRKARQILARVPQQTTAVAPRLDAHRSFTDSLTQTVMLPDPSYDSIWVLPTGKKVTDGKFEVGARFRLEQPALTVSTKSTTFNDPLVKRAATPLPAGIRNLTAVFAGDGTAEELARQSVRGKAVVVRGLGTEGIKAQAEAAAAAGARLLLVAHDGVGRLQPWDESPWSPESPAPVTVATLNADQGAELIGSLRHGAVSLKVTSHPTTDYVYDVVHHWTGAAPADPTWREEHKDLARVNVSFRNYRPGKAVEFRSDVWNGWAAGNMLTAPAQGERTDWVTADATWLDDAYILGETGQHSMELLHYSARKTGKVSWFGPIQRPRMGPIDYQPVRYLDAMYITAPGWGDSGGHIGEAGANADVKNWMALYQGDQQLNWGTSEYLRVAGLGAERLPYRLVVDNDRGTWANPYSRHTLTEWNFTSAVTSIESSVSLPLIQLDYGVDTDKSGRADRHTGLTVTASHLPGTAAALAKPSVEISYDDGATWQRTDLSRSGDGWRTNLRAPRSAGFATLRVGVRDSAGNTVSQTITRAFGLR; via the coding sequence GTGTCCTCCGCCGGTGAGGTGTCACGCAACGACGCCGAACATCAGGCCCCCGACGGTGTCGGCACGCACACCGTCACCCTGATCACGGGCGACAAGGTCACCATCGGGACCGCCGCCGACGGCTCCGTCGTGCGCTCCTTCCAGGCCGCGAGCGGAGCTGCCACCGGCTTCCACCGCGCTGTCGTGGACGGCGCCACCTATGTGTATCCCGACGCCGCCCTGCCGTACGTGAGCGCCGGCAAGCTCGACAAGCAGCTCTTCAATGTGACGCGGCTGATCGCCGAGGGCTACGACGACGCGCACAGTTCCCGGCTGCCGCTGATCGTGCGCTACACCGGAGCCGCCGCCAAGGCCCGCACCCGGACGAAGATCACCGGCTCGACCGAAGTCCGCCGCCTGGACAGCATCCAGGGCGCGGCCCTCGCGCAGAACCACAAGCAGGCACCGGAGTTCTGGTCCTCGCTCACCGGGGGTTCCGGTGCGGAGGCCCGGTCCTCCCAGTCGTCCCTCGCGGGCGGCGTCGCCCACGTGTGGCTCGACGGCAAGGTGACGGCCGATCTGGCCGACTCCACCGCCCAGATCGGCGCGCCGAAGGTATGGGCGGAGGGCGACACCGGCCAGGGCGTGAAGGTCGCGATGCTCGACACCGGCGCGGACACCGAACACCCGGACCTGGTCGGACAGGTGTCCGACAGTGCCAGCTTCGTCCCCGACGAGAGCGACATCACCGACTACAACGGTCACGGCACGCACGTCGCCTCGACCATCGCTGGGACAGGCAGCGCCTCCGGCGGCACGGAGCGAGGTGTCGCCTCCGGCGCCCGGCTGGCCGTCGGCAAGGTGCTCAACGCCGAGGGCAGAGGCCAGGAATCCTGGATCATCGCGGGCATGGAGTGGGCCGCCCGCGACCAGAAGGCCAGGATCATCAGTATGAGCCTGGGCGGCGACGGTGACAAGACCGATCCGATGAGCGAGGCAGCTGACGAACTCAGCCACGAGACTGGTGCGTTGTTCGTCGTCGCGGCCGGCAACAGCGGTCCGCAGTCCATCAGCAGCCCCGGCGCCGCGGACTCCGCGCTGACTGTTGGTGCCGTGGACTCCACCGACACACTGGCCGACTTCTCCAGCCAGGGCCCTCGTGGTGGCGACGGCGGGCTGAAGCCGGAGATCACTGCGCCCGGCGTCGACATCGTCGCGGCGCGCTCGCACTACACACGCGGCTCCGGCTACTACACCACGATGAGCGGCACGTCGATGGCCACGCCGCACGTTGCCGGCGCCGCCGCCCTCCTCGCCGCCGAGCACCCCGACTGGACGGGCACCCAGCTCAAGGAGGCGCTGGTCAGCAGCGTCAAGGCCACTCCGGCGTACACCCCGTACCAGGCGGGCGCCGGCCGGCTCGACGCGCTGGCGGCCGTGCACACCACGGTCTTCGCCACCGCGACCGCCTACTCCGGTTTCCACCCCTGGCCCCTGAAGCCCGGGGAGACCGACACCCAGACGGTGACGTACACCAACGTCGGCGACTCCCCGGTCAGCCTCGACCTGGCGGTCAACGGCACCGTCCCGGCCGGGATGTTCAGCCTCTCCGAGGACCAGGTGACCGTGCCCGCGCACGGTACCGCCTCGGTCACGCTGACCGCGGCGCCGGACAAGCTGGCGGCCGACCAGTCGATCAGCGCCGCGATCACCGGCACGGACGGCACCGGAGCCGTTCGTGCCCGGACCCTGATCGGCGCGACCCGGCAGGGACAGCGGCAGGATCTGACCGTCGTGGCGAAGGACCGTGCGGGGAAGCCGCTGGCCGGCCGGGTCGTCCTCACCGCCGAGCACCTCTTCGCCTCGATGGACCTCGACGCGTCCGGCACCGGCACGTCACGGCTGCCCGCCGGTACCTACAGCGGCTGGTTCATCGGCGACGTGCAGGGTGCCGAAGGGGCGCACTCGCTCGGCATGGAACTGCTCGCCTTCAACGATGTGAAGCTGGACGAGGACCGCACCGTCACCCTGGACGGCCGCAAGGCACGCCAGATCCTGGCGCGCGTACCGCAGCAGACCACCGCCGTCGCGCCGCGTCTGGACGCCCACCGGTCCTTCACCGACAGCCTGACGCAGACAGTGATGCTGCCCGACCCGTCGTACGACAGCATCTGGGTACTGCCGACCGGGAAGAAGGTCACCGACGGTAAGTTCGAGGTGGGCGCCCGCTTCCGCCTCGAGCAGCCCGCGCTGACCGTGAGCACGAAGTCGACGACCTTCAATGACCCATTGGTCAAGCGCGCGGCGACGCCGCTGCCTGCTGGGATCCGGAACCTGACGGCGGTTTTCGCCGGCGACGGCACGGCCGAGGAGCTCGCACGGCAGAGCGTGCGTGGTAAGGCTGTGGTGGTGCGAGGCCTTGGCACGGAAGGGATCAAGGCGCAGGCGGAGGCCGCCGCGGCGGCCGGGGCCCGGCTGCTGCTGGTCGCCCATGACGGCGTCGGCCGCCTGCAGCCCTGGGACGAGAGCCCCTGGAGCCCGGAGAGCCCGGCCCCGGTGACGGTGGCGACGCTCAACGCGGACCAGGGCGCCGAGCTGATCGGCTCGCTCCGGCACGGCGCGGTCTCGCTGAAGGTCACGTCGCACCCGACGACCGACTATGTCTACGACGTGGTGCACCACTGGACGGGCGCCGCCCCCGCCGATCCGACGTGGCGTGAGGAGCACAAGGACCTGGCGCGGGTGAACGTCTCCTTCCGGAACTACCGGCCGGGCAAGGCAGTGGAGTTCCGTTCGGACGTCTGGAACGGGTGGGCTGCCGGCAACATGCTCACCGCGCCCGCCCAGGGCGAGCGCACCGACTGGGTCACCGCCGACGCCACGTGGCTGGACGACGCCTACATCCTGGGCGAGACCGGGCAGCACTCGATGGAGCTGCTGCATTACTCGGCGCGCAAGACCGGCAAGGTCAGCTGGTTCGGCCCGATCCAGCGGCCCCGCATGGGTCCGATCGACTACCAGCCGGTGCGCTACCTCGACGCGATGTACATCACCGCGCCGGGCTGGGGCGACTCGGGGGGGCACATCGGCGAGGCCGGTGCGAACGCCGACGTCAAGAACTGGATGGCGCTGTACCAGGGCGACCAGCAGCTCAACTGGGGTACCTCCGAGTATCTGCGGGTTGCCGGTCTCGGCGCGGAGCGCCTGCCCTACCGGCTGGTCGTCGACAACGACCGTGGCACCTGGGCCAACCCGTACTCGAGGCACACGCTGACCGAGTGGAACTTCACCTCCGCGGTCACCAGCATCGAGTCGTCGGTCTCACTGCCGCTGATCCAGCTCGACTACGGCGTGGACACCGACAAGTCCGGCCGGGCCGACCGGCACACCGGCCTGACGGTGACCGCCTCGCACCTGCCGGGCACCGCCGCCGCCCTCGCCAAGCCGTCCGTCGAGATCTCGTACGACGACGGTGCGACCTGGCAGCGGACCGATCTGAGCCGGTCCGGTGACGGATGGCGGACGAACCTGCGTGCTCCGCGGTCGGCCGGCTTCGCCACCCTCCGGGTCGGGGTCCGCGACAGCGCGGGCAACACCGTCTCGCAGACGATCACCCGGGCCTTCGGCCTGCGCTGA
- a CDS encoding ATP-binding protein, which translates to MSATRRGPLPADQVAALGAAFAAAGAGAANAAPAVPDATQALGSVSQGLPTENVTKAMPGAGEALAQSQPAVGTGLFAAQPAVERVLADGPSSSGAWSGLFLVCRAIRRHLNWLALWGGPRAGDLTSPSARGAPVT; encoded by the coding sequence ATGAGTGCAACGCGCCGCGGTCCACTGCCTGCCGATCAAGTCGCCGCCCTCGGTGCCGCCTTCGCCGCCGCCGGCGCGGGTGCCGCGAACGCCGCTCCGGCGGTCCCGGACGCCACTCAGGCGCTCGGCTCCGTCTCCCAGGGGCTCCCCACCGAGAACGTCACCAAGGCGATGCCGGGCGCCGGTGAGGCGCTGGCGCAGTCCCAGCCGGCGGTCGGCACCGGCCTGTTCGCCGCGCAGCCCGCCGTCGAGAGGGTCCTCGCGGACGGCCCGAGCAGCTCTGGGGCTTGGTCAGGGCTGTTCTTGGTCTGCCGCGCGATTCGGCGACATCTGAACTGGCTTGCCCTGTGGGGCGGGCCCCGGGCGGGTGATCTGACGAGCCCGTCTGCTCGCGGCGCACCTGTGACATGA
- the rhaI gene encoding L-rhamnose isomerase — MKLDPIVDRLSALAIELPSWAFGNSGTRFRVFSQKGVPRDPFEKVCDAAQVHRHTGLAPTVALHIPWDEVDDYTALAAHAESEGVKLGTINSNTFQDEDYKLGSVTHCDDRIRQKAIDHHFECIDVMHQTGSRDLKIWLADGTNYPGQDDMRARQDRLSDSLQQIYARLGDDQRLVLEYKFFEPAFYHTDVPDWGTSFAQVSALGSKAMVCLDTGHHAPGTNIEFIVMQLLRLGRLGSFDFNSRFYADDDLIVGAADPFQLFRIIAEVIRGGGFGSPDVAFMLDQCHNIEDKIPGQIRSVLNVQEMTARALLIDGDALAAAQRAGDVLAANGVLMDAFQTDVRPALAAWRAARGLPEDPMRAYAESGYAERIVADRIGGTQAGWGA; from the coding sequence ATGAAACTCGATCCGATCGTCGACCGACTCTCGGCGCTCGCCATCGAGCTGCCCTCCTGGGCGTTCGGCAACTCCGGTACCCGCTTTCGCGTATTCTCCCAGAAGGGAGTGCCGCGCGACCCCTTCGAGAAGGTCTGTGATGCCGCGCAGGTGCACCGTCATACCGGCCTCGCCCCGACTGTTGCGCTGCACATCCCGTGGGACGAGGTTGACGATTACACCGCGCTCGCGGCGCACGCCGAGAGCGAAGGCGTGAAGCTCGGCACGATCAACTCCAACACCTTCCAGGACGAGGACTACAAGCTCGGCAGTGTCACTCACTGCGATGATCGAATTCGTCAGAAGGCGATCGACCACCACTTCGAGTGCATCGACGTGATGCACCAGACCGGGTCGCGCGATCTTAAGATCTGGCTCGCCGACGGTACCAACTACCCGGGCCAGGACGACATGCGGGCCCGACAGGACCGCCTCAGCGACTCCCTCCAGCAGATCTACGCGCGTCTCGGCGACGACCAGCGGCTCGTGCTTGAGTACAAGTTCTTCGAGCCGGCGTTCTACCACACCGACGTGCCCGACTGGGGCACCAGTTTCGCGCAGGTGAGCGCGCTCGGTTCGAAGGCGATGGTCTGCCTGGACACCGGCCACCATGCTCCCGGCACGAACATCGAGTTCATCGTGATGCAGTTGCTGCGGCTGGGGAGGCTCGGCTCGTTCGATTTCAACAGCCGCTTCTATGCCGACGACGACCTCATCGTCGGCGCAGCCGACCCTTTCCAGCTGTTCCGCATCATCGCCGAGGTGATCCGCGGCGGTGGATTCGGCAGCCCGGACGTCGCGTTCATGCTCGACCAGTGCCATAACATCGAGGACAAGATCCCGGGACAGATCCGAAGTGTGCTCAACGTGCAGGAGATGACGGCCCGCGCGCTGCTCATCGACGGTGATGCCCTTGCTGCGGCGCAACGCGCCGGAGACGTGCTCGCGGCCAACGGCGTGCTGATGGACGCGTTCCAGACGGATGTGCGTCCGGCGTTGGCGGCATGGCGTGCTGCCCGCGGGCTGCCTGAGGACCCGATGCGGGCGTACGCGGAGTCCGGGTACGCCGAGCGGATAGTCGCCGACCGTATCGGCGGCACCCAGGCCGGCTGGGGCGCGTAG